The following proteins come from a genomic window of Lolium rigidum isolate FL_2022 chromosome 5, APGP_CSIRO_Lrig_0.1, whole genome shotgun sequence:
- the LOC124655604 gene encoding protein DETOXIFICATION 56-like, which translates to MNPSSPPHHQQLQEQERDQDGCPTRKKKDPGWAEAAARAVAGEARAQRGIALPLIGMNLMWFAKQAITTAFLGRLGDLELAAGTLGFSFANATGFAVLTGLCGAMDPICGQAHGAGNAALLRRTLLMATAMLLAASVPIALLWLRVDAVLLHVFGQQPDISAVARRYVVCLLPDLAISSFLGPLKAYLSSQEVTLPTLFASAVGLAAHVPLTVWLSRTRGVEGAAAAVWLSDLATAVGLAAYVAILMKKIKGKAEAPRCGRWWWSDPERTADWVRLLRLAVPSCLNTCLEWWCYEILVLLTGRLPDARRAVAVIAVTLNFDYLLFAAMLSLSVSASVRVSNSLGAGDAAAARRAATISIMGGILAGAAGGALMLASRRQWARLYTRGAGVREGVAKAMTVMAALEVVNFPLNVCGGIVRGTARPAVGMYAALGGFYLVALPVAVALGFRARRGVEGLLAGLIVGATVSLAVLVVVIARMDWKAEADKARARAGVCAVGDDVPGSGKEEATSGNAGEV; encoded by the coding sequence ATGAATCCATCGTCACCACCTCATCACCAGCAGCTGCAAGAGCAAGAGCGTGATCAAGATGGATGCCCGACCAGGAAGAAGAAGGACCCGggatgggcggaggcggcggcgcgcgcggtagCCGGCGAGGCGCGTGCGCAGCGAGGTATCGCGCTGCCGCTGATCGGCATGAACCTGATGTGGTTCGCCAAGCAGGCCATCACCACCGCCTTCCTCGGCCGGCTCGGCGACCTGGAGCTGGCCGCCGGCACACTGGGCTTCAGCTTCGCTAACGCCACGGGGTTCGCCGTCCTGACGGGTCTCTGCGGCGCCATGGACCCCATCTGCGGCCAGGCGCACGGCGCCGGGAACGCGGCGCTCCTCCGTAGGACGCTGCTCATGGCCACTGCCATGCTCCTCGCCGCCTCCGTGCCCATCGCTCTGCTCTGGCTCCGGGTCGACGCCGTGCTCCTCCACGTCTTCGGCCAGCAGCCTGACATCTCTGCAGTGGCGAGGAGGTACGTCGTTTGCCTCCTCCCGGACCTTGCCATCTCCTCTTTCCTCGGCCCGCTCAAGGCGTACCTGAGCTCGCAGGAGGTGACGCTCCCGACGCTCTTCGCCTCCGCCGTGGGGCTCGCCGCCCACGTCCCGCTCACCGTGTGGCTGTCACGGACCAGGGGCGtcgagggcgccgccgccgcagtctggctcagcgacctcgcaaCTGCCGTCGGGCTCGCGGCCTACGTCGCCATCCTCATGAAGAAGATCAAGGGAAAGGCCGAAGCGCCGCGgtgcgggaggtggtggtggtcggacCCGGAAAGGACGGCGGACTGGGTGCGTCTTCTCCGGCTGGCCGTCCCGTCCTGCCTGAACACATGCCTCGAGTGGTGGTGCTACGAGATCCTGGTCCTGCTCACGGGCCGCCTGCCGGACGCCCGGCGCGCGGTGGCGGTGATCGCGGTGACGCTCAACTTCGACTACCTCCTCTTCGCCGCCATGCTCTCCCTCTCCGTGAGCGCCTCCGTGCGCGTCTCCAACTCCCTGGGCGCGGGCGATGCAGCCGCtgcgcgccgcgccgccaccatctccatcaTGGGCGGCATCCTCGCCGGTGCCGCCGGAGGCGCGCTCATGCTCGCGTCACGCCGGCAGTGGGCGCGGCTGTACACGCGAGGCGCGGGGGTGCGGGAAGGCGTGGCAAAGGCGATGACGGTGATGGCAGCGCTGGAGGTGGTGAATTTCCCACTGAACGTGTGCGGCGGCATCGTGCGGGGCACGGCGAGGCCGGCGGTGGGGATGTACGCAGCATTGGGAGGGTTTTATCTCGTTGCGCTGCCGGTCGCGGTGGCGCTCGGGTTCAGGGCCCGGCGAGGGGTCGAGGGCCTGTTGGCAGGGCTCATCGTCGGCGCGACGGTGAGTCTGGCGGTGCTGGTCGTGGTGATCGCGCGCATGGACTGGAAGGCCGAGGCTGACAAGGCGCGGGCCCGTGCTGGTGTCTGCGCCGTTGGTGATGATGTGCCGGGTTCCGGCAAGGAGGAGGCGACGTCCGGGAACGCCGGCGAGGTTTGA